Proteins from one Pagrus major chromosome 1, Pma_NU_1.0 genomic window:
- the LOC140997320 gene encoding A-type potassium channel modulatory protein KCNIP2-like isoform X2: MKSRSQDQSLSDSRELDRSYDPLTGGNPPSKPNKKTIKQRFLKLLPCYRSGSSSSSCQSNSSDDAELTTACYRPEGLDRLVQQTSFNKKELQVLYRGFKNECPSGVVNEETFKNIYSQFFPQGDSSMYAHFLFEAFDTNNNGSVSFEDFVISLSIILRGSITDKLNWAFNLYDLNKDGCITREEMTAIMDSIYDMMGKYTYPNMRDSAPKEHVDNFFQKMDKNNDGVVTIEEFLETCQKDENIMQSMHMFDNVI, translated from the exons atgaaatcCAGGAGTCAGGACCAGAGTTTGTCTGACTCCAGAGAGCTGGACAGATCTTACGACCCGCTCACAG gag GTAATCCACCATCCAAACCAAATAAAAAGACCATAAAGCAGCGGTTCCTCAAACTGCTGCCCTGCTATCGCTCTGGCTCCAGCTCCTCATCTTGTCAAAGCAA TTCATCTGATGATGCTGAACTGACGACAGCATGTTACAGACCGGAGGGACTCGACCGTCTCGTTCAgcagaccagcttcaacaagaaAGAGCTGCAGGTCCTCTACCGGGGGTTCAAAAAT GAGTGTCCCAGTGGTGTGGTGAATGaagagacttttaaaaacatctacTCCCAGTTCTTCCCTCAGGGAG ATTCAAGTATGTATGCACATTTCCTGTTTGAAGCTTTTGACACCAACAACAATGGATCAGTCAGCTTTGAG GACTTTGTCATAAGTCTGTCCATCATCCTGAGAGGCTCCATCACTGATAAACTCAACTGGGCCTTTAATCTGTATGATCTCAACAAAGATGGCTGCATCACCAGAGAG GAGATGACAGCAATCATGGACTCCATCTACGACATGATGGGAAAGTACACCTACCCCAACATGAGGGATAGTGCTCCCAAGGAGCATGTTGACAACTTCTTCcag AAAATGGACAAGAACAATGACGGCGTGGTCACCATCGAGGAGTTCTTGGAGACATGCCAAAAG gatGAAAACATCATGCAGTCCATGCACATGTTTGACAATGTGATCTAA
- the LOC140997320 gene encoding A-type potassium channel modulatory protein KCNIP2-like isoform X1, with protein sequence MEQRRRRHQSLLKMGRHFCSWLTGTLSTGNPPSKPNKKTIKQRFLKLLPCYLTMTFLSPSLHAGSSSDDAELTTACYRPEGLDRLVQQTSFNKKELQVLYRGFKNECPSGVVNEETFKNIYSQFFPQGDSSMYAHFLFEAFDTNNNGSVSFEDFVISLSIILRGSITDKLNWAFNLYDLNKDGCITREEMTAIMDSIYDMMGKYTYPNMRDSAPKEHVDNFFQKMDKNNDGVVTIEEFLETCQKDENIMQSMHMFDNVI encoded by the exons ATGgagcagagaagaaggagaCACCAGAGTCTGCTGAAGATGGGCCGACACTTCTGCAGCTGGCTGACTGGAACACTGTCAACAG GTAATCCACCATCCAAACCAAATAAAAAGACCATAAAGCAGCGGTTCCTCAAACTGCTGCCCTGCTATC TAACTATGAcatttctctctccatcccttcaTGCAGGAAGTTCATCTGATGATGCTGAACTGACGACAGCATGTTACAGACCGGAGGGACTCGACCGTCTCGTTCAgcagaccagcttcaacaagaaAGAGCTGCAGGTCCTCTACCGGGGGTTCAAAAAT GAGTGTCCCAGTGGTGTGGTGAATGaagagacttttaaaaacatctacTCCCAGTTCTTCCCTCAGGGAG ATTCAAGTATGTATGCACATTTCCTGTTTGAAGCTTTTGACACCAACAACAATGGATCAGTCAGCTTTGAG GACTTTGTCATAAGTCTGTCCATCATCCTGAGAGGCTCCATCACTGATAAACTCAACTGGGCCTTTAATCTGTATGATCTCAACAAAGATGGCTGCATCACCAGAGAG GAGATGACAGCAATCATGGACTCCATCTACGACATGATGGGAAAGTACACCTACCCCAACATGAGGGATAGTGCTCCCAAGGAGCATGTTGACAACTTCTTCcag AAAATGGACAAGAACAATGACGGCGTGGTCACCATCGAGGAGTTCTTGGAGACATGCCAAAAG gatGAAAACATCATGCAGTCCATGCACATGTTTGACAATGTGATCTAA